One region of Xyrauchen texanus isolate HMW12.3.18 chromosome 11, RBS_HiC_50CHRs, whole genome shotgun sequence genomic DNA includes:
- the LOC127651551 gene encoding neuronal acetylcholine receptor subunit alpha-3-like, which produces MNPAERVTLLFLFIVLVTQDCFSSKGEDRLFRRLFRRYNQFIRPVENVSDPVTVEFEVSISQLVKVDEVNQIMETNLWLRHIWNDYKLKWSPAEFDGIEFIRVPSNKIWRPDIVLYNNAVGDFLVEDKTKALLKYDGTITWVPPAIFKSSCPMDITYFPFDYQNCSMKFGSWTYDKAKIDLVLIGSKVNLKDFWESGEWEIIDAPGYKHDIKYNCCEEIYPDITYSFYIRRLPLFYTINLIIPCLLISFLTVLVFYLPSDCGEKVTLCISVLLSLTVFLLVITETIPSTSLVIPLIGEYLLFTMIFVTLSIVITVFVLNVHYRTPMTHTMPSWVRTVFLQALPRIMFMRRPLDQSESSGKGGLESGGSSGSGVGRRGEGKKIKNSGSQQRAMNSLEFGEGKAEMEGKKGGCPCHPMKEAPDGDCGKASRPQLSPQAINTVVAFSVVSPEIKQAIDSVKYIAENMRSRNKAKEVEDDWKYVAMVIDRIFLWVFVLVCVLGTLGLFLQPVIGFLS; this is translated from the exons ATGAATCCTGCGGAGAGAGTcactttgctttttctttttattgtgcTGGTAACACAAG ATTGTTTCTCATCTAAGGGAGAAGATAGACTGTTTCGTCGTTTATTCAGGAGGTATAATCAGTTCATTCGGCCAGTGGAAAATGTGTCTGACCCTGTCACCGTGGAGTTTGAGGTCTCCATCTCACAGCTTGTTAAAGTG GATGAAGTCAATCAAATCATGGAGACCAATCTATGGCTAAGACAT ATATGGAATGACTACAAGCTCAAGTGGTCACCAGCAGAGTTTGATGGAATTGAGTTCATCAGAGTCCCATCAAATAAAATCTGGAGGCCAGACATTGTACTTTACAACAA TGCTGTTGGGGACTTCTTGGTGGAGGATAAAACCAAAGCTCTTTTGAAATATGATGGAACCATAACTTGGGTCCCTCCTGCAATCTTCAAATCCTCCTGCCCTATGGACATAACTTACTTTCCCTTTGACTATCAGAACTGCTCTATGAAATTTGGTTCCTGGACCTACGACAAGGCCAAGATTGACCTGGTACTTATTGGCTCAAAGGTCAACCTGAAAGACTTCTGGGAGAGTGGCGAATGGGAGATCATTGATGCACCTGGCTATAAACATGACATCAAGTACAACTGCTGTGAGGAGATCTACCCAGACATAACCTACAGTTTCTATATACGCCGACTGCCCCTCTTTTACACCATCAACTTAATCATCCCCTGCCTCCTCATCTCCTTCCTGACTGTACTTGTCTTCTACCTTCCATCAGACTGTGGTGAGAAAGTGACATTGTGCATTTCTGTACTCCTCTCTCTTACTGTGTTCCTCCTTGTAATTACGGAAACCATCCCGTCGACCTCACTTGTGATCCCTCTGATTGGCGAGTACCTTCTCTTCACCATGATTTTCGTCACCCTCTCCATCGTCATCACTGTCTTTGTATTGAATGTGCACTATCGCACTCCTATGACCCACACCATGCCCAGCTGGGTCCGTACTGTCTTCCTCCAGGCTTTACCTCGTATCATGTTTATGCGTCGTCCTCTTGACCAGTCAGAGTCTTCTGGAAAAGGAGGACTAGAgagtgggggctcgtccgggagtGGAGTAGGAagaagaggggagggaaagaaGATAAAAAATAGTGGCTCACAGCAGAGAGCAATGAACTCTTTGGAGTTTGGAGAGGGAAAGGCAGAAATGGAGGGAAAGAAAGGGGGATGTCCATGTCACCCGATGAAAGAGGCACCCGATGGAGATTGTGGGAAAGCCAGCCGTCCGCAGTTGAGTCCGCAGGCCATCAACACGGTTGTGGCTTTCTCTGTCGTGTCACCAGAGATCAAACAGGCCATTGATAGTGTGAAGTACATTGCTGAGAACATGAGGAGCCGCAACAAAGCCAAAGAG GTGGAGGATGATTGGAAGTATGTTGCCATGGTGATTGACCGTATCTTCCTGTGGGTCTTTGTGCTAGTGTGTGTGCTGGGAACATTGGGGCTCTTCCTGCAACCTGTCATTGGCTTCCTCTCATAA